In the Blautia coccoides genome, CACCAGGTGGATTATCTCTGCCTGTCCTGTAATATGGACGGGGAGATTTATGACAAGGAGCATGTTATAGAGGATAAAGAATTTTACAGGCGTATGAGGGCAGGCTCTATGCCCACCACATCGCAGGTGAATCCCACAGCAGCAGAGGAGATTTTTGAGTCTGTGCTGAAAGAGGGGAAGGATGTTCTGTATCTGGCATTCTCATCCGGACTCAGCGGTACTTACAATAGCTGCCGTGTTGCGGTGGAAGAGCTTAGAGACTCCTATCCTGACAGAAAGCTGGAGGTGATCGACACTCTGGCCGCGTCCATGGGAGAAGGCCTGCTTGTGTGGTATGCTGTTAAGATGAAGGAAGAAGGAAAGTCCATGGAGGAAGTGGCGCAGTGGGTCAAAGAAAATATTCTTCATACCGGTCATGTCTTCACTGTGGATGACTTAAACCATCTATACCGTGGCGGACGTGTGTCAAAGGCAACAGCGGTTCTGGGAACACTGGCGAATATCAAGCCTATGCTCCATGTGGACAATGAAGGAAAGCTTATACCAGTTGGAAAAGTCAGAGGACGGAAAAAATCCCTGGCAACCCTGGTGTCCATGATGGAAGAGAGAGTGGGAACTTACCGGGATAAAAATGAGATCGTCCTGATCAGCCATGGAGACTGTGAGGAAGACGCGGCGTATGTGGCAAAGCTTGTAGAAGAAAAGTTCGGCATTACAAATGTAATGATGAACCCTATAGGAGCCACGATCGGCGCCCATGCCGGCCCGGGTACGGTGGCACTGTTTTTCCTTGGGGAATACAGGTAATGTATTAAATCTTTTTTATTATTTCATATAGCGCTTGACAGTTTTCTGCAAGAGAAGTTAAACTGATAGAAGTGAAGGATTTACCAAGGAAAAAGTGTATGAAAGGATTAATGCACGATGGACAATAGACATGGGAGTTCTTCTGAAGTCTTTCGGGAGGAGGCATTGGGGCGTTTATGAACAACAGACAGACAATTTTGATTGTAGATGATGTGGAAATGAACCGTGCGATTTTGGATGCTACCTTTTCGGAAGATTACAGAATCTTAGAAGCTGAAAACGGAAAGCAGGCCATGGAGCTTATCATGGAGCAGCAGGACAGGCTGGCCGCCATACTGCTTGACGTAGTTATGCCTGTTATGGATGGATTTGAAGTGCTGGAAGAGATGCAGAAGCTTGAGCTGACGCATAAGATTCCTGTCTTTTTGATAACAGCAGAGAACTCTCAGGAAGTTTTAAAAAGAGGGTATGAACTGGGTGTTGTGGATATTATCGGAAAGCCGATCATTCCCTTTTTCATCCGCCGAAGGATCGGCAATGTAATACGGCTCAACAACATTGTGAATGAGCAGGAAGCGCTGCTGAGGGAACAGGCCCAGGAGATACGGGAGCTGAACAGTTCTATCATCGAGACGCTCTCCACGGCCATTGAGTTCAGGGACTGCGAGTCCGGTGAGCACGTTACCAGGATTCGGGACTTGACGCTCATTCTTCTGCGGGTCATCAAGGAGATGGACCCGTCCTGCTGTATTGAGGAGGATGACCTGCCAATAATAGCAGATGCCGCAGTCATGCATGACGTGGGTAAGATCGCCATTCCTGACGGCATTCTCAACAAGCCGGGCAGGCTTACAGCGGAAGAATTTGAGATCATGAAGACACATACCATACGTGGCTGTGAGCTTCTGGACAGTGTGCCGCGGTTCCGCGAGAACCATGTGTACAAATATGCGTATGATATCTGCCGCCATCACCATGAAAGGTGGGACGGACGGGGATATCCGGACGGGCTGAAGGGAGATGAGATATCTATTCAGGCACAGGTGGTGTCTGTGGCAGATGTCTATGACGCCCTGGTCAGTGACCGTGTATACAAAAAAGCATATCCCCACGATACAGCGTATGAGATGATACGCAATGGGGAATGCGGCTGCTTCAGTCCTCTCTTGATGGAAGGACTCAGCAGAGCCAAGGATAAGATGAAGGCTCTCTATCAGAGAGAAAAATAAAAAGGCGCATCCGCGCCGGCGCTGTCAGGGCACCGGGCGGATGTGCCTTTTTAATGGGATACAGGTTCTTTTAAATGGCGGTAACAACGGGGAGACATGCCGTAGCGGGCCTTGAATATTTTGTAGAAATAACTGAAATTGTGGTATCCCACATGCAGGCCGATATCTGTCACAGTGAGGGAAGTATTCCGGAGCAAGTGGGCTGCCTGGTTCAGTCTTTTTTCCTGGAGCAGATCCTTGTAATTTTTTCCTGTCAGCCGCTTGATGACGCGGCTCAGCCAATAGAGATCATAGCCCAGTTCCTGGGCCAGCGCGGACAGTTCCCCGTCGCTGTAGTGCTCCTCGATATATTGGAACACTGTGAGCAGCAGCTCCTGCTCATAATTTTCCTGTCCGATCTCAGCTTTGTCAATGTAATTCATGAGCTGCAGAAAGAGCAGGCCCATGGTGACTTGGTTGGAACTGCGCTTGTTGGGCTGTTTGTTGTGCAGCGTCCAAATGAGATTTTCCACAAGGTTTTGGATCGGTAGGATATCCGCAGCTTTAAAGTGAAGATAATGGATATTCTGGCTGCCGTTCTTCAGACACTCGATGATAAAGGTGCGCAGCATATTGTCCTCTGTGCCGATCATACCAAGGGGCTGGCCGAAAAATTCCGGCAGGATGATAAAATTAACGGCAATGTCGTCATATCCCGCGGGATATATTTCCTGGGTGGCAGTCTGGCTTAAAAAGAGGAGTTCCCCGGTGCCCAGAAGGACCTCTGAGCCGTTTATCAAGTGGCGGGTGCTGCCGGAGCACATATATATCATTTCCACGTAGTTGTGGTTATGCTTGGGAAAGTGGACAAAACGGGTATGGGGACGGATCTCCAGGAGCTTTCCGTGTTCCAGAAGTTTTTTGTTGTCAATGGTCATGGAGTGTTCCAGATTGTAGAGGGAGGGATTGATACATTTCTGCCCGTCTAACAGGGCCTGTTCCTCCGCTGTTATTTTTTTCAGTTCCTTCAGAAGTTCTTGATTCATGGTATCCCCCCTTATGATCCGATCCGGCAGTGCGGCGTTTTCCTGCTCTTGTCTGTGCGGAGCAGTTCTGACTTTATCTTAATACGGTGGAGAAAAAAATGCAATCGGCAGACTGCAAATAAGGTTATAAAATTATGCAAACAGTGTACTTTTTCTTTCCCTCCTTTTTCGTTAAGATAGAGGCATAAGGAGGTGGAAAATGATGACGGAATATTATCTTGCAGTGGACATCGGAGCGTCCAGCGGACGTCATATTCTGGGGCATATGGAGCAGGGCCGCATGGTGATGGAGGAGATCCATCGCTTCCGCAATGGGCTGACCATGAAAGACGGGGAGGCCTGCTGGGACCTGGAGCAGTTATTTGAGGAGATCAAGACAGGACTGAAAAAGTGCGGAGAGTCCGGGAAGATACCTGTGAGTATGGGGATTGATACATGGGCTGTGGATTTTGTGCTTTTGGATGAGAATGGCAGGGTTCTGGGCAATACGGTGGGATACCGGGATAAGAGAACAGAGGGGATGGACCGTCTGGTCTATGAAATCCTTCCGGAAAAAGAACTGTATAGAAGAACAGGGATCCAGAAACAGATATTCAATACCATTTATCAGCTCATGGCAGTGAAAGAAAAGCATCCGGAGTATCTGGAAAAGGCCGACGCCATGCTGATGATACCGGATTATTTTCAATTTCTGCTGACCGGAAGGAAAGCGGCGGAATACACCAATGCCACTACCACACAGCTTGTAAGCCCCCGTACAAAGGACTGGGATATGGAACTGATTGAAATGCTGGGATACCCCAAAGGGATTTTCCAATCTGTGCAAGATGCGGGTACGGTGCTGGGCGGCTTTACAGAAGAGATACAAAGAGAAGTGGGATTTGACTGTCAG is a window encoding:
- a CDS encoding DegV family protein; its protein translation is MSDYVIMTDNTVDMPLAWLKEHQVDYLCLSCNMDGEIYDKEHVIEDKEFYRRMRAGSMPTTSQVNPTAAEEIFESVLKEGKDVLYLAFSSGLSGTYNSCRVAVEELRDSYPDRKLEVIDTLAASMGEGLLVWYAVKMKEEGKSMEEVAQWVKENILHTGHVFTVDDLNHLYRGGRVSKATAVLGTLANIKPMLHVDNEGKLIPVGKVRGRKKSLATLVSMMEERVGTYRDKNEIVLISHGDCEEDAAYVAKLVEEKFGITNVMMNPIGATIGAHAGPGTVALFFLGEYR
- a CDS encoding HD-GYP domain-containing protein, with product MNNRQTILIVDDVEMNRAILDATFSEDYRILEAENGKQAMELIMEQQDRLAAILLDVVMPVMDGFEVLEEMQKLELTHKIPVFLITAENSQEVLKRGYELGVVDIIGKPIIPFFIRRRIGNVIRLNNIVNEQEALLREQAQEIRELNSSIIETLSTAIEFRDCESGEHVTRIRDLTLILLRVIKEMDPSCCIEEDDLPIIADAAVMHDVGKIAIPDGILNKPGRLTAEEFEIMKTHTIRGCELLDSVPRFRENHVYKYAYDICRHHHERWDGRGYPDGLKGDEISIQAQVVSVADVYDALVSDRVYKKAYPHDTAYEMIRNGECGCFSPLLMEGLSRAKDKMKALYQREK
- a CDS encoding AraC family transcriptional regulator, translating into MNQELLKELKKITAEEQALLDGQKCINPSLYNLEHSMTIDNKKLLEHGKLLEIRPHTRFVHFPKHNHNYVEMIYMCSGSTRHLINGSEVLLGTGELLFLSQTATQEIYPAGYDDIAVNFIILPEFFGQPLGMIGTEDNMLRTFIIECLKNGSQNIHYLHFKAADILPIQNLVENLIWTLHNKQPNKRSSNQVTMGLLFLQLMNYIDKAEIGQENYEQELLLTVFQYIEEHYSDGELSALAQELGYDLYWLSRVIKRLTGKNYKDLLQEKRLNQAAHLLRNTSLTVTDIGLHVGYHNFSYFYKIFKARYGMSPRCYRHLKEPVSH